One genomic segment of Coffea arabica cultivar ET-39 chromosome 6e, Coffea Arabica ET-39 HiFi, whole genome shotgun sequence includes these proteins:
- the LOC113696388 gene encoding putative leucine-rich repeat receptor-like serine/threonine-protein kinase At2g24130 isoform X2, which translates to MEYSKSSKCHLFLLIIVFYVVSGANFMQLSSDQASLLAFKAGIVADPKHALETWNASSTQVCNWLGVHCDKKSGRVVELDLSHHSLQGTISPFLSNLSYLEILDLSQNFFHGYIPQELGTLFQLRQLSLSSNLLEGNIPSQFGSLRQLVYLDLGSNKLTGEIPMPHLCNGSSSLQYIDLSNNSLTGKVPLKNECVLRELKFLLLWSNQLVGEVPAALSNSTRLEWLDMESNSLRGELPSNIVYKMPHLQFLYLSYNHFRSHNGNTDLKPFFSSLANSSNLQELELAGNHLGGELPSVIGNLSTNLVQIHLDDNHIYGPIPREISNLVNLTLLNLSSNLLNGSIRTELCQLQKLERLYLSNNSFSGTIPTEFGNVLHLGLLDLSKNKLSGTIPDSFANLSQLRRLFLYENDLSGMIPPSLGNCINLEILDLSHNGITGNIPSEVAGLSSLKLYLNLSSNHLDGPIPLELSKMDMVLAVDLSSNNLSSTIPSQLGSCIALEYLNLSSNHLQGDLPPSIGHLPYLKGLDVSFNLLTGEIPQTLEASTTLVQLNFSYNNFSGNVTNKGAFSSLTIGSFLGNPGLCGSLIGMPNCHRKRTHHFPMAMLVSLIVAAIIFMVGYPIILKSKFGRHLAVASAKDTESEEKENKELNLPRISYNQLIEATGGFSSSSLIGSAGEISGSFKRECEVLRRTRHRNLIRIKTICSRPDFKALVLPLMPNGSLENHLYPSPEMKHGLDLIQLVSICNDVAEGMAYLHHHSPVKVVHCDLKPSNILLDVDMTAMVTDFGISRLIKGVDEHTSINDSASFSSTQGLLCGSVGYIAPEYGMGRRASTQGDVYSYGVLLLEIVTGKRPTDVLFQEGSSLHEWVKSFYPNKFQPIVEEAVMRLSPSYAPPITNDQSKRWREVILEMLELGLICTQYNPSTRPTMLDIAHEVGQLKEYLSCSSSQLIEEDPTELRLDIGYQQFVVTL; encoded by the exons ATGGAATATTCAAAATCTTCGAAATGTCATTTGTTTCTCTTGATTATCGTTTTCTATGTTGTCTCTGGAGCAAATTTCATGCAACTTAGTAGTGATCAGGCATCTCTACTTGCATTCAAGGCTGGGATCGTTGCTGATCCCAAGCATGCTCTAGAGACCTGGAATGCTTCTAGTACTCAGGTATGCAATTGGTTGGGGGTTCACTGTGACAAAAAAAGTGGGAGAGTAGTTGAACTTGATCTAAGTCATCATTCTCTCCAGGGAACCATTTCACCATTTCTTTCCAACCTTTCTTActtggaaattcttgatttGTCCCAGAACTTTTTCCATGGATATATCCCTCAAGAGCTTGGCACACTTTTCCAACTCAGACAGCTTAGTTTGTCCTCAAATCTTCTTGAAGGAAATATTCCATCACAGTTTGGCTCTCTGCGCCAGCTGGTGTATCTTGATTTGGGAAGTAATAAGCTCACTGGTGAAATTCCCATGCCACACTTGTGCAACGGCTCTTCATCATTGCAATATATAGACCTCTCCAACAATTCCCTTACAGGCAAAGTCCCTCTGAAGAATGAATGTGTGCTTAGGGAGCTGAAGTTTCTTCTACTGTGGTCGAATCAGCTAGTAGGTGAGGTTCCTGCAGCTCTTTCAAACTCGACTAGGCTTGAATGGCTTGACATGGAATCAAATTCGCTAAGGGGGGAGTTACCTTCtaatattgtatataaaatgccTCACTTGCAGTTCCTTTATTTATCCTACAACCACTTCAGAAGCCATAACGGCAACACTGACCTCAaaccatttttctcttctttagcAAATTCATCCAACTTGCAAGAACTTGAATTGGCAGGAAATCACCTTGGTGGAGAGTTGCCTTCCGTTATTGGTAATCTCTCTACTAACCTTGTACAGATTCATCTTGATGATAACCACATATATGGTCCAATTCCTAGAGAAATTTCAAATCTTGTCAACCTTACTCTCCTGAACTTGTCTAGTAATCTTCTGAATGGATCGATACGAACTGAGCTTTGCCAATTGCAGAAGCTAGAGAGGCTATATTTATCAAACAATTCATTTTCTGGAACTATTCCCACAGAATTTGGCAATGTCCTACATTTAGGTCTTCTTGATTTGTCCAAAAACAAGCTTTCTGGGACAATCCCAGATAGTTTTGCTAATCTCTCACAGCTAAGAAGACTTTTTCTCTATGAGAATGATCTCTCAGGAATGATACCACCAAGCCTTGGAAACTGCattaatcttgaaattcttgaccTCTCTCACAACGGGATCACAGGGAATATTCCTAGCGAAGTTGCTGGATTGAGTAGTTTAAAGTTGTACTTGAATTTGTCCAGTAACCACTTGGATGGGCCAATTCCACTAGAGCTGAGTAAAATGGACATGGTGCTGGCTGTTGATTTGTCATCAAATAACCTCTCAAGCACAATTCCTTCACAACTTGGAAGCTGCATTGCTCTAGAGTACCTCAATCTATCATCCAATCACTTGCAAGGCGATCTTCCTCCATCGATAGGTCATCTGCCTTACCTTAAAGGACTTGATGTCTCATTTAACCTTTTAACTGGAGAGATACCGCAAACTTTGGAGGCATCAACAACTCTAGTTCAGCTCAATTTCTCCTACAACAACTTTTCTGGAAATGTAACAAATAAAGGGGCATTTTCATCGCTAACTATTGGTTCTTTCCTGGGGAATCCTGGTCTCTGTGGTTCACTTATAGGTATGCCAAATTGCCACAGAAAAAGGACTCACCATTTTCCAATGGCAATGCTCGTTTCTCTAATTGTAGCTGCCATAATTTTCATGGTTGGGTATCCTATAATACTGAAGTCAAAATTTGGGAGGCACTTAGCAGTTGCTAGTGCTAAGGACACAGAAAGTGAAgagaaggaaaataaagaaCTAAATTTGCCCCGGATATCTTATAATCAGCTTATTGAAGCTACCGGAGGGTTTAGCAGTTCAAGCCTTATCGGTTCAG CAGGTGAGATTTCAGGTAGCTTCAAACGGGAATGTGAAGTCCTGAGAAGAACAAGGCATAGAAATTTGATAAGGATCAAAACAATCTGTAGCAGGCCAGACTTTAAGGCTCTTGTTCTTCCACTGATGCCAAATGGGAGCCTTGAAAACCATCTTTATCCAAGCCCCGAAATGAAGCATGGTTTGGATTTGATTCAGCTAGTGAGCATTTGCAATGATGTCGCAGAAGGAATGGCATATCTGCATCATCATTCTCCTGTTAAAGTTGTCCATTGTGACCTGAAACCAAGCAATATTCTCCTTGATGTTGACATGACTGCTATGGTCACTGATTTTGGCATTTCAAGATTAATAAAAGGGGTTGATGAACATACTTCAATCAATGATTCTGCCTCTTTCAGCTCTACACAGGGTTTGCTTTGCGGTTCAGTTGGCTACATAGCTCCAG AATATGGAATGGGAAGACGGGCTTCAACCCAAGGAGATGTATACAGTTATGGAGTTCTTCTATTAGAGATTGTGACAGGAAAACGTCCAACAGATGTCCTTTTCCAAGAAGGCTCAAGCTTGCATGAATGGGTTAAAAGTTTCTATCCTAACAAGTTTCAGCCAATTGTAGAAGAAGCAGTAATGAGGCTTTCTCCTAGTTATGCTCCTCCTATCACTAACGATCAAAGTAAAAGATGGCGTGAGGTGATTCTGGAGATGCTTGAACTAGGCCTTATTTGCACCCAATACAATCCTTCGACCAGACCAACCATGCTCGATATAGCACATGAGGTTGGTCAGCTGAAGGAGTATCTGTCTTGCTCTTCATCCCAGCTCATTGAAGAAGATCCTACTGAATTGAG ATTAGATATTGGATACCAACAATTCGTTGTGACTCTCTGA
- the LOC113696388 gene encoding putative leucine-rich repeat receptor-like serine/threonine-protein kinase At2g24130 isoform X4 has product MEYSKSSKCHLFLLIIVFYVVSGANFMQLSSDQASLLAFKAGIVADPKHALETWNASSTQNFFHGYIPQELGTLFQLRQLSLSSNLLEGNIPSQFGSLRQLVYLDLGSNKLTGEIPMPHLCNGSSSLQYIDLSNNSLTGKVPLKNECVLRELKFLLLWSNQLVGEVPAALSNSTRLEWLDMESNSLRGELPSNIVYKMPHLQFLYLSYNHFRSHNGNTDLKPFFSSLANSSNLQELELAGNHLGGELPSVIGNLSTNLVQIHLDDNHIYGPIPREISNLVNLTLLNLSSNLLNGSIRTELCQLQKLERLYLSNNSFSGTIPTEFGNVLHLGLLDLSKNKLSGTIPDSFANLSQLRRLFLYENDLSGMIPPSLGNCINLEILDLSHNGITGNIPSEVAGLSSLKLYLNLSSNHLDGPIPLELSKMDMVLAVDLSSNNLSSTIPSQLGSCIALEYLNLSSNHLQGDLPPSIGHLPYLKGLDVSFNLLTGEIPQTLEASTTLVQLNFSYNNFSGNVTNKGAFSSLTIGSFLGNPGLCGSLIGMPNCHRKRTHHFPMAMLVSLIVAAIIFMVGYPIILKSKFGRHLAVASAKDTESEEKENKELNLPRISYNQLIEATGGFSSSSLIGSGQFGHVYKGTLTDNTCIAVKVLTPIAAGEISGSFKRECEVLRRTRHRNLIRIKTICSRPDFKALVLPLMPNGSLENHLYPSPEMKHGLDLIQLVSICNDVAEGMAYLHHHSPVKVVHCDLKPSNILLDVDMTAMVTDFGISRLIKGVDEHTSINDSASFSSTQGLLCGSVGYIAPEYGMGRRASTQGDVYSYGVLLLEIVTGKRPTDVLFQEGSSLHEWVKSFYPNKFQPIVEEAVMRLSPSYAPPITNDQSKRWREVILEMLELGLICTQYNPSTRPTMLDIAHEVGQLKEYLSCSSSQLIEEDPTELRLDIGYQQFVVTL; this is encoded by the exons ATGGAATATTCAAAATCTTCGAAATGTCATTTGTTTCTCTTGATTATCGTTTTCTATGTTGTCTCTGGAGCAAATTTCATGCAACTTAGTAGTGATCAGGCATCTCTACTTGCATTCAAGGCTGGGATCGTTGCTGATCCCAAGCATGCTCTAGAGACCTGGAATGCTTCTAGTACTCAG AACTTTTTCCATGGATATATCCCTCAAGAGCTTGGCACACTTTTCCAACTCAGACAGCTTAGTTTGTCCTCAAATCTTCTTGAAGGAAATATTCCATCACAGTTTGGCTCTCTGCGCCAGCTGGTGTATCTTGATTTGGGAAGTAATAAGCTCACTGGTGAAATTCCCATGCCACACTTGTGCAACGGCTCTTCATCATTGCAATATATAGACCTCTCCAACAATTCCCTTACAGGCAAAGTCCCTCTGAAGAATGAATGTGTGCTTAGGGAGCTGAAGTTTCTTCTACTGTGGTCGAATCAGCTAGTAGGTGAGGTTCCTGCAGCTCTTTCAAACTCGACTAGGCTTGAATGGCTTGACATGGAATCAAATTCGCTAAGGGGGGAGTTACCTTCtaatattgtatataaaatgccTCACTTGCAGTTCCTTTATTTATCCTACAACCACTTCAGAAGCCATAACGGCAACACTGACCTCAaaccatttttctcttctttagcAAATTCATCCAACTTGCAAGAACTTGAATTGGCAGGAAATCACCTTGGTGGAGAGTTGCCTTCCGTTATTGGTAATCTCTCTACTAACCTTGTACAGATTCATCTTGATGATAACCACATATATGGTCCAATTCCTAGAGAAATTTCAAATCTTGTCAACCTTACTCTCCTGAACTTGTCTAGTAATCTTCTGAATGGATCGATACGAACTGAGCTTTGCCAATTGCAGAAGCTAGAGAGGCTATATTTATCAAACAATTCATTTTCTGGAACTATTCCCACAGAATTTGGCAATGTCCTACATTTAGGTCTTCTTGATTTGTCCAAAAACAAGCTTTCTGGGACAATCCCAGATAGTTTTGCTAATCTCTCACAGCTAAGAAGACTTTTTCTCTATGAGAATGATCTCTCAGGAATGATACCACCAAGCCTTGGAAACTGCattaatcttgaaattcttgaccTCTCTCACAACGGGATCACAGGGAATATTCCTAGCGAAGTTGCTGGATTGAGTAGTTTAAAGTTGTACTTGAATTTGTCCAGTAACCACTTGGATGGGCCAATTCCACTAGAGCTGAGTAAAATGGACATGGTGCTGGCTGTTGATTTGTCATCAAATAACCTCTCAAGCACAATTCCTTCACAACTTGGAAGCTGCATTGCTCTAGAGTACCTCAATCTATCATCCAATCACTTGCAAGGCGATCTTCCTCCATCGATAGGTCATCTGCCTTACCTTAAAGGACTTGATGTCTCATTTAACCTTTTAACTGGAGAGATACCGCAAACTTTGGAGGCATCAACAACTCTAGTTCAGCTCAATTTCTCCTACAACAACTTTTCTGGAAATGTAACAAATAAAGGGGCATTTTCATCGCTAACTATTGGTTCTTTCCTGGGGAATCCTGGTCTCTGTGGTTCACTTATAGGTATGCCAAATTGCCACAGAAAAAGGACTCACCATTTTCCAATGGCAATGCTCGTTTCTCTAATTGTAGCTGCCATAATTTTCATGGTTGGGTATCCTATAATACTGAAGTCAAAATTTGGGAGGCACTTAGCAGTTGCTAGTGCTAAGGACACAGAAAGTGAAgagaaggaaaataaagaaCTAAATTTGCCCCGGATATCTTATAATCAGCTTATTGAAGCTACCGGAGGGTTTAGCAGTTCAAGCCTTATCGGTTCAGGTCAGTTTGGTCACGTATACAAAGGAACTCTTACAGATAATACATGTATAGCTGTAAAGGTATTGACTCCAATAGCAGCAGGTGAGATTTCAGGTAGCTTCAAACGGGAATGTGAAGTCCTGAGAAGAACAAGGCATAGAAATTTGATAAGGATCAAAACAATCTGTAGCAGGCCAGACTTTAAGGCTCTTGTTCTTCCACTGATGCCAAATGGGAGCCTTGAAAACCATCTTTATCCAAGCCCCGAAATGAAGCATGGTTTGGATTTGATTCAGCTAGTGAGCATTTGCAATGATGTCGCAGAAGGAATGGCATATCTGCATCATCATTCTCCTGTTAAAGTTGTCCATTGTGACCTGAAACCAAGCAATATTCTCCTTGATGTTGACATGACTGCTATGGTCACTGATTTTGGCATTTCAAGATTAATAAAAGGGGTTGATGAACATACTTCAATCAATGATTCTGCCTCTTTCAGCTCTACACAGGGTTTGCTTTGCGGTTCAGTTGGCTACATAGCTCCAG AATATGGAATGGGAAGACGGGCTTCAACCCAAGGAGATGTATACAGTTATGGAGTTCTTCTATTAGAGATTGTGACAGGAAAACGTCCAACAGATGTCCTTTTCCAAGAAGGCTCAAGCTTGCATGAATGGGTTAAAAGTTTCTATCCTAACAAGTTTCAGCCAATTGTAGAAGAAGCAGTAATGAGGCTTTCTCCTAGTTATGCTCCTCCTATCACTAACGATCAAAGTAAAAGATGGCGTGAGGTGATTCTGGAGATGCTTGAACTAGGCCTTATTTGCACCCAATACAATCCTTCGACCAGACCAACCATGCTCGATATAGCACATGAGGTTGGTCAGCTGAAGGAGTATCTGTCTTGCTCTTCATCCCAGCTCATTGAAGAAGATCCTACTGAATTGAG ATTAGATATTGGATACCAACAATTCGTTGTGACTCTCTGA
- the LOC113696388 gene encoding putative leucine-rich repeat receptor-like serine/threonine-protein kinase At2g24130 isoform X3 — protein MEYSKSSKCHLFLLIIVFYVVSGANFMQLSSDQASLLAFKAGIVADPKHALETWNASSTQVCNWLGVHCDKKSGRVVELDLSHHSLQGTISPFLSNLSYLEILDLSQNFFHGYIPQELGTLFQLRQLSLSSNLLEGNIPSQFGSLRQLVYLDLGSNKLTGEIPMPHLCNGSSSLQYIDLSNNSLTGKVPLKNECVLRELKFLLLWSNQLVGEVPAALSNSTRLEWLDMESNSLRGELPSNIVYKMPHLQFLYLSYNHFRSHNGNTDLKPFFSSLANSSNLQELELAGNHLGGELPSVIGNLSTNLVQIHLDDNHIYGPIPREISNLVNLTLLNLSSNLLNGSIRTELCQLQKLERLYLSNNSFSGTIPTEFGNVLHLGLLDLSKNKLSGTIPDSFANLSQLRRLFLYENDLSGMIPPSLGNCINLEILDLSHNGITGNIPSEVAGLSSLKLYLNLSSNHLDGPIPLELSKMDMVLAVDLSSNNLSSTIPSQLGSCIALEYLNLSSNHLQGDLPPSIGHLPYLKGLDVSFNLLTGEIPQTLEASTTLVQLNFSYNNFSGNVTNKGAFSSLTIGSFLGNPGLCGSLIGMPNCHRKRTHHFPMAMLVSLIVAAIIFMVGYPIILKSKFGRHLAVASAKDTESEEKENKELNLPRISYNQLIEATGGFSSSSLIGSGEISGSFKRECEVLRRTRHRNLIRIKTICSRPDFKALVLPLMPNGSLENHLYPSPEMKHGLDLIQLVSICNDVAEGMAYLHHHSPVKVVHCDLKPSNILLDVDMTAMVTDFGISRLIKGVDEHTSINDSASFSSTQGLLCGSVGYIAPEYGMGRRASTQGDVYSYGVLLLEIVTGKRPTDVLFQEGSSLHEWVKSFYPNKFQPIVEEAVMRLSPSYAPPITNDQSKRWREVILEMLELGLICTQYNPSTRPTMLDIAHEVGQLKEYLSCSSSQLIEEDPTELRLDIGYQQFVVTL, from the exons ATGGAATATTCAAAATCTTCGAAATGTCATTTGTTTCTCTTGATTATCGTTTTCTATGTTGTCTCTGGAGCAAATTTCATGCAACTTAGTAGTGATCAGGCATCTCTACTTGCATTCAAGGCTGGGATCGTTGCTGATCCCAAGCATGCTCTAGAGACCTGGAATGCTTCTAGTACTCAGGTATGCAATTGGTTGGGGGTTCACTGTGACAAAAAAAGTGGGAGAGTAGTTGAACTTGATCTAAGTCATCATTCTCTCCAGGGAACCATTTCACCATTTCTTTCCAACCTTTCTTActtggaaattcttgatttGTCCCAGAACTTTTTCCATGGATATATCCCTCAAGAGCTTGGCACACTTTTCCAACTCAGACAGCTTAGTTTGTCCTCAAATCTTCTTGAAGGAAATATTCCATCACAGTTTGGCTCTCTGCGCCAGCTGGTGTATCTTGATTTGGGAAGTAATAAGCTCACTGGTGAAATTCCCATGCCACACTTGTGCAACGGCTCTTCATCATTGCAATATATAGACCTCTCCAACAATTCCCTTACAGGCAAAGTCCCTCTGAAGAATGAATGTGTGCTTAGGGAGCTGAAGTTTCTTCTACTGTGGTCGAATCAGCTAGTAGGTGAGGTTCCTGCAGCTCTTTCAAACTCGACTAGGCTTGAATGGCTTGACATGGAATCAAATTCGCTAAGGGGGGAGTTACCTTCtaatattgtatataaaatgccTCACTTGCAGTTCCTTTATTTATCCTACAACCACTTCAGAAGCCATAACGGCAACACTGACCTCAaaccatttttctcttctttagcAAATTCATCCAACTTGCAAGAACTTGAATTGGCAGGAAATCACCTTGGTGGAGAGTTGCCTTCCGTTATTGGTAATCTCTCTACTAACCTTGTACAGATTCATCTTGATGATAACCACATATATGGTCCAATTCCTAGAGAAATTTCAAATCTTGTCAACCTTACTCTCCTGAACTTGTCTAGTAATCTTCTGAATGGATCGATACGAACTGAGCTTTGCCAATTGCAGAAGCTAGAGAGGCTATATTTATCAAACAATTCATTTTCTGGAACTATTCCCACAGAATTTGGCAATGTCCTACATTTAGGTCTTCTTGATTTGTCCAAAAACAAGCTTTCTGGGACAATCCCAGATAGTTTTGCTAATCTCTCACAGCTAAGAAGACTTTTTCTCTATGAGAATGATCTCTCAGGAATGATACCACCAAGCCTTGGAAACTGCattaatcttgaaattcttgaccTCTCTCACAACGGGATCACAGGGAATATTCCTAGCGAAGTTGCTGGATTGAGTAGTTTAAAGTTGTACTTGAATTTGTCCAGTAACCACTTGGATGGGCCAATTCCACTAGAGCTGAGTAAAATGGACATGGTGCTGGCTGTTGATTTGTCATCAAATAACCTCTCAAGCACAATTCCTTCACAACTTGGAAGCTGCATTGCTCTAGAGTACCTCAATCTATCATCCAATCACTTGCAAGGCGATCTTCCTCCATCGATAGGTCATCTGCCTTACCTTAAAGGACTTGATGTCTCATTTAACCTTTTAACTGGAGAGATACCGCAAACTTTGGAGGCATCAACAACTCTAGTTCAGCTCAATTTCTCCTACAACAACTTTTCTGGAAATGTAACAAATAAAGGGGCATTTTCATCGCTAACTATTGGTTCTTTCCTGGGGAATCCTGGTCTCTGTGGTTCACTTATAGGTATGCCAAATTGCCACAGAAAAAGGACTCACCATTTTCCAATGGCAATGCTCGTTTCTCTAATTGTAGCTGCCATAATTTTCATGGTTGGGTATCCTATAATACTGAAGTCAAAATTTGGGAGGCACTTAGCAGTTGCTAGTGCTAAGGACACAGAAAGTGAAgagaaggaaaataaagaaCTAAATTTGCCCCGGATATCTTATAATCAGCTTATTGAAGCTACCGGAGGGTTTAGCAGTTCAAGCCTTATCGGTTCAG GTGAGATTTCAGGTAGCTTCAAACGGGAATGTGAAGTCCTGAGAAGAACAAGGCATAGAAATTTGATAAGGATCAAAACAATCTGTAGCAGGCCAGACTTTAAGGCTCTTGTTCTTCCACTGATGCCAAATGGGAGCCTTGAAAACCATCTTTATCCAAGCCCCGAAATGAAGCATGGTTTGGATTTGATTCAGCTAGTGAGCATTTGCAATGATGTCGCAGAAGGAATGGCATATCTGCATCATCATTCTCCTGTTAAAGTTGTCCATTGTGACCTGAAACCAAGCAATATTCTCCTTGATGTTGACATGACTGCTATGGTCACTGATTTTGGCATTTCAAGATTAATAAAAGGGGTTGATGAACATACTTCAATCAATGATTCTGCCTCTTTCAGCTCTACACAGGGTTTGCTTTGCGGTTCAGTTGGCTACATAGCTCCAG AATATGGAATGGGAAGACGGGCTTCAACCCAAGGAGATGTATACAGTTATGGAGTTCTTCTATTAGAGATTGTGACAGGAAAACGTCCAACAGATGTCCTTTTCCAAGAAGGCTCAAGCTTGCATGAATGGGTTAAAAGTTTCTATCCTAACAAGTTTCAGCCAATTGTAGAAGAAGCAGTAATGAGGCTTTCTCCTAGTTATGCTCCTCCTATCACTAACGATCAAAGTAAAAGATGGCGTGAGGTGATTCTGGAGATGCTTGAACTAGGCCTTATTTGCACCCAATACAATCCTTCGACCAGACCAACCATGCTCGATATAGCACATGAGGTTGGTCAGCTGAAGGAGTATCTGTCTTGCTCTTCATCCCAGCTCATTGAAGAAGATCCTACTGAATTGAG ATTAGATATTGGATACCAACAATTCGTTGTGACTCTCTGA